Proteins from a single region of Megachile rotundata isolate GNS110a chromosome 7, iyMegRotu1, whole genome shotgun sequence:
- the LOC100875285 gene encoding uncharacterized protein LOC100875285 isoform X1 has product MPSITHAVFLLHVATILNLLPDIHASTIHSLEVPLVVRNGTGPINLSCIYNVREEENGLVIKWFHNMNQIYQWIPPMPPQDVGVLYGFTEYPQSNLRYPNSKSIIQLKMATVEMGGEYTCSISTFQEEDSATTNMIVYAPETDARIHVSFFNESHLNLTCVEYEAQPRPILKFYIEGIEVENYYDEIVQMEEGRLSVSRSTILSNILEPILIDCEISIPRTDYKRRKRIVYYPVQSLAQTSSGSGDGIRRFNIVIIVLYVLISLKLQMKV; this is encoded by the exons ATGCCGTCAATCACACATGCAGTTTTTCTGCTCCACGTTGCAACAATATTGAACCTTCTCCCAG ACATACACGCTTCAACGATTCATTCTTTGGAAGTGCCATTAGTCGTACGAAATGGTACTGGACCGATCAATctatcatgcatttacaacgtCAGAGAGGAAGAAAATGGTCTCGTAATAAAATGGTTTCATAACATGAATCAAATCTATCAATGGATACCACCAA TGCCGCCTCAGGACGTGGGAGTTCTATACGGATTTACCGAATATCCTCAGTCAAATTTACGGTACCCTAATTCGAaatctatcatacaattaaagatgGCTACCGTTGAAATGGGTGGAGAGTATACGTGCTCTATCAGCACGTTTCAAGAAGAGGACTCGGCAACCACTAATATGATTGTTTATG CGCCAGAAACTGATGCAAGGATACATGTTTCTTTCTTCAATGAAAGTCACTTGAATCTAACATGTGTGGAATATGAAGCGCAACCACGGCCaatcttaaaattttacatAGAGGGAATCGAAGTTGAGAACTATTACGATGAAATTGTACAAATGGAAGAAGGTAGACTGTCCGTGAGTCGCAGTACAATTTTGAGTAACATTCTCGAACCTATATTAATCGATTGCGAGATTTCTATTCCTCGCACGGACTACAAACGCAGGAAGAGGATCGTTTACTATCCTG TTCAATCATTAGCCCAAACTAGCAGTGGATCAGGAGATGGAATTAGACGTTTTAACATCGTCATCATTGTTTTATATGTTTTAATATCGTTGAAGTTACAGatgaaagtttaa
- the LOC100875285 gene encoding uncharacterized protein LOC100875285 isoform X2: MNYWKTERENNIHASTIHSLEVPLVVRNGTGPINLSCIYNVREEENGLVIKWFHNMNQIYQWIPPMPPQDVGVLYGFTEYPQSNLRYPNSKSIIQLKMATVEMGGEYTCSISTFQEEDSATTNMIVYAPETDARIHVSFFNESHLNLTCVEYEAQPRPILKFYIEGIEVENYYDEIVQMEEGRLSVSRSTILSNILEPILIDCEISIPRTDYKRRKRIVYYPVQSLAQTSSGSGDGIRRFNIVIIVLYVLISLKLQMKV, translated from the exons ATGAACTATTGGAAGACGGAGCGCGAAAaca ACATACACGCTTCAACGATTCATTCTTTGGAAGTGCCATTAGTCGTACGAAATGGTACTGGACCGATCAATctatcatgcatttacaacgtCAGAGAGGAAGAAAATGGTCTCGTAATAAAATGGTTTCATAACATGAATCAAATCTATCAATGGATACCACCAA TGCCGCCTCAGGACGTGGGAGTTCTATACGGATTTACCGAATATCCTCAGTCAAATTTACGGTACCCTAATTCGAaatctatcatacaattaaagatgGCTACCGTTGAAATGGGTGGAGAGTATACGTGCTCTATCAGCACGTTTCAAGAAGAGGACTCGGCAACCACTAATATGATTGTTTATG CGCCAGAAACTGATGCAAGGATACATGTTTCTTTCTTCAATGAAAGTCACTTGAATCTAACATGTGTGGAATATGAAGCGCAACCACGGCCaatcttaaaattttacatAGAGGGAATCGAAGTTGAGAACTATTACGATGAAATTGTACAAATGGAAGAAGGTAGACTGTCCGTGAGTCGCAGTACAATTTTGAGTAACATTCTCGAACCTATATTAATCGATTGCGAGATTTCTATTCCTCGCACGGACTACAAACGCAGGAAGAGGATCGTTTACTATCCTG TTCAATCATTAGCCCAAACTAGCAGTGGATCAGGAGATGGAATTAGACGTTTTAACATCGTCATCATTGTTTTATATGTTTTAATATCGTTGAAGTTACAGatgaaagtttaa